One region of Permianibacter fluminis genomic DNA includes:
- a CDS encoding isovaleryl-CoA dehydrogenase, producing MYPNLNFALGDTADMIRDSVRAFAEKEIAPIANDVDHKNAFPMPLWRKLGELGVLGITVEDKYGGAGMGYLEHVVAMEEISRASASVGLAYGAHSNLCVNQIRKNGNDAQRAKYLPKLISGEHVGALAMSEPGAGSDVVSMKLRADKRGDVYVLNGNKMWITNGPHADTLVVYAKTDLNAGPKGITAFIIEKGMKGFSTAQKLDKLGMRGSDTCELVFVDCEVPESQILGKLNEGVKVLMSGLDYERVVLSAGPLGIMQACMDVVVPYIHERKQFGQAIGEFQLIQGKVADMYTTLNACRAYVYTVAKACDRGETTRKDAAGVILYAAEKATQMALDAIQILGGNGYINEYSTGRLLRDAKLYEIGAGTSEIRRMLIGRELFKETM from the coding sequence ATGTACCCCAACCTCAATTTCGCCCTCGGCGACACCGCCGACATGATTCGGGATTCTGTGCGCGCCTTTGCCGAAAAGGAAATCGCTCCCATTGCCAATGACGTCGACCACAAGAATGCCTTCCCGATGCCGCTGTGGCGCAAACTCGGCGAGCTTGGCGTACTCGGCATCACCGTTGAGGACAAATACGGCGGCGCTGGCATGGGCTATCTCGAACACGTCGTTGCGATGGAAGAAATCAGCCGCGCCTCGGCGTCGGTTGGGCTCGCCTACGGCGCGCATTCGAATCTTTGCGTCAACCAGATTCGCAAAAACGGTAACGATGCCCAGCGCGCCAAATACCTGCCAAAACTGATCAGCGGCGAGCATGTCGGTGCGCTTGCCATGTCCGAGCCGGGCGCCGGTTCGGATGTCGTCAGCATGAAGCTGCGCGCTGACAAACGTGGCGACGTTTACGTGCTGAATGGCAACAAGATGTGGATCACCAACGGTCCGCATGCTGATACGCTGGTGGTGTATGCCAAAACCGATCTCAATGCCGGTCCGAAAGGCATCACCGCCTTCATCATCGAAAAAGGCATGAAGGGTTTCAGCACGGCGCAGAAGCTCGACAAACTCGGCATGCGCGGTTCGGATACCTGCGAGCTGGTGTTCGTCGATTGCGAAGTGCCGGAAAGCCAGATCCTTGGCAAGCTCAACGAAGGCGTCAAAGTGCTGATGAGCGGCCTCGATTACGAGCGCGTGGTACTGTCGGCTGGTCCGCTCGGCATCATGCAGGCCTGTATGGATGTCGTCGTCCCCTACATTCACGAACGCAAACAGTTCGGCCAGGCAATCGGTGAGTTCCAGCTGATTCAGGGCAAGGTTGCCGACATGTACACCACGCTGAACGCCTGCCGCGCGTATGTGTACACCGTCGCCAAGGCCTGCGACCGTGGCGAGACCACCCGCAAGGATGCCGCCGGCGTGATTCTGTACGCCGCCGAAAAAGCCACCCAGATGGCGCTCGACGCCATCCAGATCCTCGGCGGCAACGGCTACATCAACGAATACTCGACCGGCCGCCTGCTGCGCGACGCCAAGCTGTACGAGATTGGCGCCGGCACCAGCGAAATCCGTCGTATGTTGATCGGCCGCGAGCTGTTCAAAGAGACGATGTAA
- a CDS encoding MerR family transcriptional regulator — translation MNQTFSITDLAREFDVTPRSLRHYEDEGLLSPERVGQQRIYSSRDRVRVALILRGKSVGFSLAEIREIIDLYDLPHGAELQAQVLRAKVLRRRNQLLQQKADIDHMLAELDAIETRISTDAANG, via the coding sequence ATGAACCAGACCTTTTCCATCACCGATCTCGCCCGTGAATTCGATGTCACGCCGCGTTCGCTGCGTCATTACGAGGACGAAGGCCTGCTTTCTCCCGAGCGAGTTGGTCAGCAGCGCATCTATAGCAGCCGGGATCGGGTGCGGGTGGCGTTGATCCTGCGCGGTAAAAGTGTGGGGTTCTCGCTGGCCGAGATCCGCGAAATCATCGATCTCTATGACCTCCCCCATGGTGCCGAGCTGCAGGCGCAGGTGTTGCGCGCCAAGGTGTTGCGCCGGCGCAATCAGCTCCTGCAGCAAAAGGCAGACATCGACCACATGCTGGCCGAACTGGATGCCATCGAAACCCGTATCTCCACCGACGCCGCCAACGGCTGA
- the rmf gene encoding ribosome modulation factor, with product MKRQKRDRMSRAHTRGYQAGLEGKSREACPYAVTDVREHWIGGWREARMSLGGENLL from the coding sequence ATGAAGAGACAAAAGCGTGATCGCATGAGCCGTGCCCATACCCGGGGCTATCAGGCAGGTTTGGAAGGCAAGTCAAGAGAGGCTTGTCCCTACGCCGTGACTGATGTCCGCGAGCATTGGATAGGCGGTTGGCGCGAGGCACGAATGAGTCTCGGTGGTGAAAATCTGCTCTGA
- the uvrY gene encoding UvrY/SirA/GacA family response regulator transcription factor gives MIKVLLADDHDLVRTGVKRLLEDAGDIKVIGEAATGEDAIKLARELKPQVVLMDANMPGIGGLEATKRILRQVPEAKVIALTVHGDEPFPSKFLQAGAHGYLTKGADVQEMVRAIRQVAGGRRYIAADVAQQMALRQVTDDTESPFELLSERETQVMLMVTQGCKVQDIADKLCLSPKTVNSYRYRLFEKLKVTSDVELTHLAIRHGVVQTQAG, from the coding sequence GTGATCAAAGTGCTGCTCGCAGACGATCACGATTTAGTGCGGACCGGTGTCAAACGTCTGCTGGAAGACGCGGGCGATATCAAAGTCATTGGCGAAGCGGCAACCGGTGAGGATGCCATCAAGCTTGCGCGCGAACTGAAACCGCAAGTCGTGCTGATGGATGCCAACATGCCCGGCATCGGTGGTCTGGAAGCGACCAAGCGCATTTTGCGACAAGTGCCGGAGGCCAAAGTTATTGCCTTGACCGTGCACGGTGACGAACCATTTCCGTCGAAATTCCTGCAGGCTGGCGCGCACGGTTATCTGACCAAGGGCGCGGATGTGCAGGAGATGGTGCGGGCGATTCGGCAGGTTGCCGGCGGCCGTCGTTATATTGCGGCGGATGTCGCTCAGCAAATGGCGTTGCGCCAAGTGACCGACGACACCGAGAGCCCGTTCGAGTTGCTGTCCGAGCGGGAAACCCAGGTGATGCTGATGGTTACGCAGGGCTGCAAGGTTCAAGACATTGCTGACAAACTTTGCCTGTCACCAAAAACCGTCAACAGCTATCGCTATCGTCTGTTTGAAAAACTGAAAGTCACCAGCGATGTCGAATTGACCCACCTGGCCATTCGTCATGGCGTGGTCCAGACCCAGGCCGGCTAG
- the uvrC gene encoding excinuclease ABC subunit UvrC, protein MDDPERLRELLKLLTSEPGVYRMLAASGEVLYVGKAKNLKKRVSSYFRREHDSVKTEVLVSQIADVSITITHSESEALVLEYNLIQELQPHFNILLRDDKSYPYVFLSGETYPRLAIHRGPRKEKGRYFGPFPSAGAVRQSLLLLQKLFKVRQCENSYFANRTRPCLQYQIGRCTAPCVGYVTPEEYDRDVRLTAMFYEGRNQDVISELAQRMEQSAAALEFEKAAQLRDQIGQLRRVLDRQRVSADSGDVDVVAGVIEKGLACVYVLYVRDGRVSGSHCAMPSLPAGADVDDLIDAFLNQFYLAERDIPREIIHNASEFDGESLTVLLEQRAGRKLRIANSVRGDRAAWLQMAEKNAQNSIASRFAQQAEGQKRGEQMRELFALDVVPQRFECFDISHTMGEQTVASCVVFDLNGPRKSDYRRFNIEGITGGDDYAAMYQALSRRYARLKRGEGQLPDVLFIDGGPGQLAQAEKILEEMQIENVLAVGISKGPDRRAGQEELHLSGQAAPIQLPPDAMLLHFIQQIRDEAHRFAITGHRARRDKKRSRSPLEGIDGVGPQRRRELLRRFGGLQELLKAGVDDIAAVPGISRTLAERIHAALHAS, encoded by the coding sequence ATGGATGATCCGGAACGCTTGCGCGAGCTGTTGAAACTGCTCACCAGCGAGCCCGGCGTCTATCGCATGCTGGCGGCCTCAGGCGAGGTGCTTTATGTCGGCAAGGCCAAGAACCTCAAGAAACGGGTCAGCAGCTATTTCCGTCGCGAACACGACAGCGTCAAGACCGAGGTGCTGGTCAGCCAGATTGCCGATGTCAGCATCACCATCACGCATTCGGAAAGCGAAGCGCTGGTGTTGGAATACAACCTGATTCAGGAATTGCAGCCGCACTTCAACATCCTGTTGCGCGATGACAAATCCTATCCGTATGTTTTTCTGTCTGGCGAAACTTATCCGCGGCTGGCGATTCATCGTGGCCCGCGCAAGGAAAAAGGCCGCTATTTTGGCCCGTTTCCCAGCGCGGGCGCGGTCCGACAAAGCCTGTTGTTACTGCAAAAACTGTTCAAGGTCCGGCAATGCGAGAACAGTTATTTTGCCAACCGGACCCGGCCCTGCCTGCAATATCAGATTGGCCGCTGTACCGCGCCCTGCGTGGGCTATGTCACACCGGAAGAATATGACCGCGATGTCCGCCTGACGGCGATGTTTTACGAGGGCCGTAATCAGGATGTGATCAGCGAGCTTGCCCAGCGCATGGAGCAATCGGCCGCCGCGCTAGAATTTGAGAAAGCCGCGCAGCTGCGCGATCAGATTGGTCAGTTGCGCCGCGTGCTGGACCGGCAGCGAGTCTCGGCCGACAGCGGCGATGTCGATGTGGTCGCCGGCGTGATCGAAAAAGGCCTGGCTTGCGTCTATGTGTTGTACGTGCGCGATGGCCGGGTCAGCGGCAGCCATTGTGCGATGCCGAGCTTGCCGGCCGGCGCCGATGTCGATGATCTGATCGACGCCTTCCTGAACCAGTTTTATCTGGCCGAGCGCGATATTCCCCGCGAAATCATTCACAACGCCAGCGAATTTGATGGCGAATCGCTGACCGTGCTGCTGGAGCAACGCGCTGGCCGCAAATTGCGGATCGCCAACTCCGTTCGTGGTGATCGGGCCGCCTGGCTGCAGATGGCGGAAAAGAATGCCCAGAACAGCATCGCCAGCCGGTTTGCCCAGCAAGCCGAAGGCCAGAAGCGGGGCGAGCAGATGCGCGAACTGTTTGCGCTGGATGTGGTGCCACAACGGTTTGAGTGCTTCGACATCAGTCACACGATGGGCGAGCAGACGGTCGCTTCCTGCGTGGTGTTTGATTTGAACGGCCCGCGCAAAAGCGATTATCGCCGATTCAATATCGAAGGCATTACCGGCGGCGATGATTACGCCGCCATGTATCAGGCGCTGTCACGTCGTTACGCCCGGCTCAAACGTGGCGAAGGGCAGTTGCCTGACGTCTTGTTCATCGACGGTGGCCCGGGCCAGTTGGCGCAGGCGGAAAAAATCCTCGAAGAAATGCAAATTGAAAATGTGCTGGCGGTTGGCATCAGCAAAGGGCCGGATCGCCGGGCCGGGCAGGAAGAACTGCACCTGTCGGGTCAGGCCGCGCCAATCCAGCTGCCGCCAGACGCCATGCTGCTGCATTTCATTCAGCAGATCCGCGATGAGGCGCATCGCTTTGCCATCACTGGGCACCGCGCCCGCCGTGACAAGAAGCGCAGCCGCTCGCCGCTGGAGGGCATCGACGGCGTCGGCCCGCAGCGACGGCGTGAGCTGTTGCGCCGTTTTGGTGGCCTGCAGGAACTGTTGAAGGCGGGGGTCGATGACATTGCCGCAGTGCCGGGCATCAGCCGCACGCTGGCCGAGCGCATCCATGCGGCGCTGCATGCCAGCTGA
- the pgsA gene encoding CDP-diacylglycerol--glycerol-3-phosphate 3-phosphatidyltransferase: protein MTIPNILTLLRIALIPAFVICFYLPWQWHYLLTASIFALASATDWLDGYIARKLGQTSPLGAFLDPVADKLMVAVALVMLVERHASPWLAVPAYVIISREITISALREWMAELGNRAMVKVSMIGKIKTACQMLAIVILLANPPGWDHWWVRVGHVLLDVAVVFTLWSMFVYLRAAWPTLRANAGK from the coding sequence ATGACCATCCCGAACATCCTGACGCTGTTGCGCATTGCGCTGATCCCGGCGTTCGTCATCTGCTTTTACCTGCCCTGGCAATGGCATTACCTGCTGACCGCCTCGATTTTCGCCTTGGCCAGCGCCACCGACTGGCTCGATGGTTACATTGCCCGCAAACTGGGCCAGACCTCGCCGCTCGGCGCGTTTCTGGACCCAGTCGCCGACAAATTGATGGTTGCCGTGGCTCTGGTCATGCTGGTCGAACGCCATGCCAGCCCCTGGCTGGCAGTGCCGGCCTATGTGATCATTTCGCGGGAAATCACCATTTCGGCGCTGCGGGAATGGATGGCCGAGCTCGGCAATCGGGCAATGGTCAAAGTCTCGATGATTGGCAAAATAAAGACAGCGTGCCAGATGCTGGCCATTGTTATCCTGCTGGCCAATCCGCCGGGCTGGGATCACTGGTGGGTGCGGGTCGGCCATGTGTTATTGGATGTCGCGGTGGTTTTCACCCTGTGGTCGATGTTTGTCTACCTGCGCGCGGCTTGGCCAACACTGCGCGCAAATGCTGGAAAATAA
- a CDS encoding DUF2799 domain-containing protein: protein MFCLGLLLLLALSGCATLSETDCRSGDWYGVGLQDGENGQSLSRLSEHREACSEFGINIDGERYRQGRDQGLLKYCTPENGARVGRSGGSYGNVCPAGLDAEFLRQYRFGYKIFEVEQALEQIDSRIAAIDSELAQKDLSDDKRRQLRRERDDLEDEHDDRERELRVLDAVDLLRR from the coding sequence ATGTTCTGTCTAGGCCTGTTGCTGCTGCTCGCCCTGTCCGGTTGCGCGACATTGTCGGAAACTGACTGCCGTAGCGGCGACTGGTATGGCGTCGGTCTGCAGGATGGCGAAAATGGCCAAAGCTTGTCGCGCCTGAGTGAGCATCGCGAGGCGTGTTCAGAGTTTGGGATCAACATTGATGGCGAACGTTACCGGCAAGGTCGAGATCAGGGCCTGCTGAAATACTGCACGCCAGAAAATGGCGCTCGCGTTGGTCGCAGTGGCGGCAGCTACGGCAATGTGTGCCCGGCGGGTCTCGACGCCGAGTTTCTGCGCCAGTACCGGTTTGGCTACAAGATTTTTGAAGTCGAGCAAGCGCTCGAACAGATCGACAGTCGCATTGCCGCGATAGACAGTGAATTGGCGCAAAAAGATTTAAGCGATGACAAGCGTCGTCAGCTGCGTCGCGAACGTGATGATCTGGAAGATGAACACGATGACCGCGAGCGTGAATTGCGGGTTCTGGATGCGGTGGATTTGCTGCGGCGTTAA
- a CDS encoding putative zinc-binding protein → MAVQRQQRTETTSGPTATVLPLVYSCSGCSSSAQLANDLALALDREQVAEMSCIAGVGGDVPALVKTASTGRPILAIDGCSRHCVRKCLQRHGISPEQHLVLSKLGIGKRLHQHYHADEMLLAKQQLIAMLKPATDESEATT, encoded by the coding sequence ATGGCGGTACAACGCCAGCAGCGGACGGAAACCACCTCCGGCCCGACCGCGACAGTCCTGCCGCTGGTTTACAGCTGCTCCGGCTGCTCAAGCTCCGCGCAATTGGCGAATGATCTGGCGTTGGCGCTGGACCGTGAACAGGTCGCGGAAATGTCCTGCATTGCTGGGGTCGGTGGCGATGTGCCGGCTTTGGTCAAGACGGCAAGCACCGGCCGTCCGATACTGGCGATCGATGGCTGCTCGCGGCACTGTGTTCGCAAATGCCTGCAGCGCCACGGCATCTCGCCGGAGCAACACCTTGTGCTCAGCAAGCTGGGCATCGGCAAACGACTGCATCAGCATTATCACGCCGATGAAATGCTGCTCGCCAAACAGCAGCTCATCGCCATGCTGAAACCAGCAACCGATGAGAGTGAAGCCACGACATGA
- the ubiT gene encoding ubiquinone anaerobic biosynthesis accessory factor UbiT, with amino-acid sequence MSARHIEQALPVLTQLLPPLLVQQVVGTVLNRVLAPALAANALAELQGRWLAIDCREFAYPIRISRTPSELSAPIQSTPAQSPPTLLVSTRQGPTDASIRGDLAAFLSLLRQDCDPDTLFFQRKLVMQGDTELALSVKNFLDTVDRDQLPVWLRKPLGM; translated from the coding sequence GTGTCCGCAAGACATATCGAACAGGCGCTGCCCGTGCTGACGCAACTGCTGCCACCGCTGCTGGTGCAGCAGGTGGTCGGTACCGTGTTGAATCGGGTATTGGCGCCGGCATTGGCGGCCAATGCACTGGCTGAATTGCAGGGCCGCTGGTTGGCGATTGACTGTCGTGAATTTGCTTATCCCATCCGCATCAGCCGTACTCCATCGGAGCTATCGGCTCCAATACAATCGACCCCGGCGCAATCACCCCCAACGCTATTGGTCTCAACAAGACAGGGTCCGACTGATGCCAGCATCCGTGGCGATCTGGCTGCGTTTCTGAGTTTGCTACGCCAGGACTGCGATCCGGATACCTTGTTTTTTCAGCGCAAACTGGTCATGCAGGGGGATACCGAGTTGGCATTGTCCGTGAAGAATTTTCTCGATACCGTCGATCGCGACCAGCTACCGGTGTGGTTACGCAAGCCGCTTGGCATGTAG
- a CDS encoding U32 family peptidase, whose protein sequence is MQISLGPVLYYWDKPQLQSFYAAVADLPLTTVYLGEVVCSKRRSLRWGEWLELAGQLSAAGKQVVMSTLTLIEAQSELSSVERACHNGEFLVEANDMAAVQFCSERGLPFVSGPHINLYNGRALRFLQKQGLCRWLLPLELSREQLQQIQQEAQALSQEALPELEVFGHGLMPLAHSARCFTARHHNLPKDRCEFRCLADPDGLPVYSQDGEALFTLNGIQTQSARCLDLRASWQDMQQRGVSAFRFSPTSTGCLQRIRDFAASMKAQTSPDQNAGGTDDCNGYWFGKPGMIHVAEV, encoded by the coding sequence CTGCAAATCAGCCTCGGCCCGGTGCTGTATTACTGGGACAAACCGCAGCTGCAGTCGTTTTACGCGGCGGTTGCCGACCTGCCGTTGACTACGGTCTATTTGGGTGAGGTGGTGTGCAGCAAACGTCGCAGCCTGCGCTGGGGCGAATGGCTGGAGCTCGCCGGGCAACTGAGCGCTGCCGGTAAGCAGGTTGTGATGTCGACCTTGACGTTGATTGAAGCGCAATCCGAATTGAGCAGCGTCGAGCGTGCCTGTCACAACGGAGAATTCCTCGTTGAAGCCAATGACATGGCCGCCGTGCAATTTTGCAGTGAGCGCGGCCTGCCGTTTGTCAGCGGTCCGCACATCAATCTGTACAACGGCCGCGCACTGCGATTTCTACAGAAACAAGGCTTGTGCCGCTGGCTGCTGCCACTGGAGCTGTCGCGCGAACAGTTGCAGCAGATTCAGCAGGAAGCGCAAGCGCTGAGTCAGGAAGCGCTGCCCGAACTGGAGGTGTTTGGCCATGGCCTGATGCCGCTGGCGCATTCCGCGCGTTGCTTCACGGCGCGCCACCACAACCTGCCGAAAGACCGCTGCGAATTTCGCTGCCTTGCAGACCCGGATGGTCTGCCGGTCTACAGTCAGGACGGTGAAGCGCTGTTTACCTTAAACGGTATTCAAACCCAATCGGCGCGTTGTCTGGATTTGCGTGCCAGCTGGCAAGACATGCAGCAACGCGGCGTAAGCGCGTTTCGCTTCAGCCCCACCTCAACTGGCTGCCTGCAACGGATACGCGACTTTGCTGCCAGCATGAAGGCACAAACCTCGCCTGATCAGAACGCAGGTGGCACTGACGATTGCAATGGCTATTGGTTTGGCAAGCCGGGCATGATTCATGTCGCGGAAGTTTGA
- the ubiU gene encoding ubiquinone anaerobic biosynthesis protein UbiU, with amino-acid sequence MELVCPAGNLPSLKVAVEHGADAIYVGFRDDTNARHFAGLNFTEAELQQAVALVQRHQRRLFIAINTYAQAGGWSRWQRAVDQAAALGVDALIAADIAVLEYAAARHPSLPLHLSVQASATSHVSLQFYHRHFGINRAVLPRVLSLAQVRAVSEQAPCAIEVFGFGSLCIMAEGRCQLSSYVTGEAPNTCGACSPARFVRWQEHGNGVLESRLNERLIDRFAPGERAGYPTLCKGRFVVNGKRYHALEEPVSLNTLELLPVLNKMGISAIKIEGRQRSPAYVAQVARIWRAAIDAAKKAPDDFIPEQHWQQSLAELSEGTQTTFGAYHRTWQ; translated from the coding sequence ATGGAATTGGTTTGTCCTGCCGGAAACTTGCCGTCACTAAAGGTGGCGGTTGAGCATGGTGCCGATGCGATTTACGTTGGTTTTCGTGATGACACCAATGCCCGTCATTTCGCCGGCCTGAATTTCACCGAAGCCGAATTGCAGCAAGCCGTGGCGCTGGTGCAGCGCCATCAGCGGCGCCTGTTCATTGCCATCAACACCTACGCCCAGGCCGGCGGCTGGTCACGCTGGCAGCGCGCGGTCGATCAGGCCGCTGCACTCGGTGTCGATGCGCTGATCGCCGCCGATATCGCTGTGCTGGAATATGCCGCTGCTCGCCACCCCTCGTTGCCGCTGCATCTGTCCGTGCAGGCATCGGCAACCAGTCACGTCAGTCTGCAGTTCTATCACCGGCACTTTGGCATCAATCGAGCCGTCTTGCCGCGCGTGCTATCGCTGGCGCAGGTTCGTGCCGTTTCCGAGCAAGCGCCCTGTGCCATCGAGGTGTTCGGTTTTGGTTCCCTTTGCATCATGGCCGAAGGCCGTTGCCAACTTTCATCTTATGTGACTGGTGAGGCACCAAACACCTGCGGGGCCTGCTCACCAGCTCGCTTCGTTCGCTGGCAGGAACACGGCAACGGCGTGCTGGAATCGCGACTCAATGAGCGCTTGATTGATCGCTTTGCACCGGGCGAACGGGCCGGTTACCCGACTTTGTGCAAAGGCCGTTTCGTGGTCAACGGCAAGCGCTATCACGCGCTGGAAGAGCCAGTTAGTCTGAATACTCTGGAGCTGTTACCTGTGCTGAACAAGATGGGTATTTCGGCAATCAAAATCGAGGGCCGTCAGCGCAGCCCTGCCTATGTCGCGCAAGTGGCCCGGATCTGGCGCGCGGCAATCGATGCGGCAAAAAAAGCACCTGATGACTTCATCCCTGAGCAGCACTGGCAGCAAAGTCTGGCGGAGTTGTCGGAAGGTACGCAAACCACCTTTGGCGCCTATCACCGTACCTGGCAATGA
- a CDS encoding thiamine pyrophosphate-binding protein has translation MPACRYEDNFGEAYQQQLPALGEAMVAILRHFGADCVYGVGGDFAANLIAAFDSKLDVLPSSNEMHAAFCACAGAEITGIGVCLTTYTVGSLPCMSAAALAKTESLPVIFLSGAPGEAEVHRNAIHHTVHPSGAWCADYDAALRAFAGLGIRAERLQGARHPGQPNVAAYHFYELVRHAWLKREPVFIEVPRDLVFTKTQALALPANCNEQLNSPMLFSGAPVIATTIAEKLQQAQAPLIYVGEQVKLNSALRQQIQTLCQRHHIPYATSWFAKGLFDDYDPLCLGGYNGIFTAAERRRYIESAVDYVLDIGTSIFTQDTGHAFQTGTHRIEQIENRTVVKSTLAREQDLLTLIEQVLYLLPATYNAPALQSTASSQSTAPVELAEQAPLEFNNLAAVLNSLQASDERAYIYVPEVGNSFFASCGLQTRASQLGRSWLTNPWYAAMGTSLPYARVASERVQAMQASDRVVLLTGDGGFHFQLNELIHFQKQQLPLIIVYMRNNIFELGKSGDGPIYHCSDAEFDVQMLVRAYGGTAYSCATVGEFRRHFQQAVNRYHGITLLEVPCRSGSEFQSPEIRLLNLFIRSRNGDADAIKQWAMLGSPQHAQ, from the coding sequence ATGCCCGCCTGTCGCTATGAAGACAATTTCGGCGAAGCCTATCAGCAACAACTGCCTGCACTGGGTGAGGCCATGGTGGCCATCCTGCGTCATTTTGGCGCGGATTGTGTTTACGGTGTCGGTGGCGATTTTGCTGCCAACCTGATTGCCGCCTTTGACAGCAAGCTGGATGTGTTGCCCTCCAGCAATGAAATGCATGCAGCGTTTTGCGCCTGTGCCGGTGCGGAAATTACTGGCATCGGTGTCTGCCTGACAACGTACACGGTTGGCAGTTTGCCGTGCATGTCAGCGGCGGCACTGGCCAAGACCGAGAGCCTTCCGGTCATTTTCCTGTCGGGCGCGCCTGGCGAAGCGGAAGTGCACCGCAATGCCATTCACCATACGGTGCATCCGAGTGGTGCCTGGTGCGCGGACTATGATGCCGCCCTGCGTGCGTTTGCCGGGCTCGGTATCCGGGCCGAACGGTTGCAAGGTGCCCGCCACCCCGGTCAGCCCAATGTCGCGGCGTATCACTTTTATGAACTGGTGCGACATGCCTGGTTAAAGCGCGAACCGGTATTCATCGAAGTGCCGCGCGATTTGGTATTCACCAAAACTCAGGCGCTGGCACTACCGGCCAATTGCAATGAGCAGCTGAACAGTCCGATGCTCTTCTCCGGTGCCCCAGTCATTGCCACGACCATCGCCGAGAAACTGCAGCAGGCGCAGGCTCCACTGATTTATGTTGGCGAGCAAGTCAAACTCAACTCCGCCTTGCGCCAGCAGATTCAAACGCTTTGCCAGCGTCACCACATCCCCTATGCCACCAGCTGGTTCGCCAAGGGCTTGTTCGATGACTATGACCCGCTCTGCCTAGGTGGTTACAACGGCATCTTCACTGCGGCCGAGCGCCGGCGTTACATCGAGTCTGCTGTCGATTACGTGCTCGATATCGGCACCAGTATTTTCACTCAGGATACCGGTCACGCCTTTCAGACCGGCACGCACCGCATTGAGCAGATCGAAAACCGCACCGTGGTCAAGAGCACGCTGGCGCGCGAGCAGGACTTGCTGACGCTGATTGAACAAGTGCTGTACTTGCTGCCAGCGACCTATAATGCGCCAGCACTGCAGTCGACAGCGTCCAGTCAAAGCACGGCACCGGTTGAGCTCGCCGAGCAGGCGCCACTTGAGTTCAACAATCTGGCTGCGGTATTGAATTCGCTGCAGGCATCGGACGAGCGGGCCTATATCTATGTGCCCGAGGTGGGTAACTCGTTCTTTGCCAGTTGTGGTTTGCAAACCCGCGCCAGCCAGTTGGGCCGCAGCTGGCTGACCAATCCCTGGTATGCCGCGATGGGCACCAGCCTGCCCTACGCTCGGGTTGCCAGCGAACGGGTGCAAGCCATGCAGGCCTCCGATCGGGTGGTATTGCTGACCGGAGATGGCGGCTTTCATTTTCAACTCAATGAACTGATCCATTTCCAGAAACAGCAGCTACCGCTGATCATCGTCTACATGCGCAACAATATCTTTGAACTCGGAAAATCTGGTGATGGTCCGATTTACCACTGCTCCGACGCCGAGTTTGATGTCCAGATGCTGGTGCGTGCCTACGGTGGCACCGCCTATTCCTGTGCGACCGTCGGCGAGTTTCGGCGCCATTTTCAGCAGGCGGTTAACCGTTATCACGGTATCACGTTGCTTGAAGTGCCATGCCGATCAGGCAGCGAGTTCCAGAGTCCGGAAATACGCCTGCTGAATCTGTTTATCCGTTCCCGTAACGGCGATGCCGACGCAATCAAGCAATGGGCCATGTTGGGGTCCCCGCAACACGCCCAATAG